In Argiope bruennichi chromosome 4, qqArgBrue1.1, whole genome shotgun sequence, a single window of DNA contains:
- the LOC129966214 gene encoding uncharacterized protein LOC129966214, translating to MIQGFLFFEKSGSKCNTDPIASPLDKLSGVYFHTELLTYTNKSSQHPEFLRQAALEVINNIPSEAVLVYTDGSKDENGHTGSGVVIKSGNEETFLSQRNPDFSSVFGSELIAIDMALGFSLDHQLIGEIWLLVDSRSVIQYLENWRNIVDQRGIRVFEKLKLMSKSSAIHFQWIPSHVNLKYNDIADSLAKKGSSLTLNSAEPLTFQEMHSRSKALVNSSWKLPPSHPWYLGSGPGGALSFGGARQDQTALSRFKSGHLKTLRFSGGNKIFPNSTKCNSSEATAEHLLRCIGFSRENLLHSPNNVLDGLKANGLMDLI from the exons ATGATTCaaggatttttattctttgaaaaatctgGCTCAAAATGTAATACCGAT CCTATTGCTTCCCCTCTTGACAAATTATCTGGTGTGTACTTCCATACAGAACTATTGACTTACACTAATAAATCTTCTCAACATCCTGAATTTCTAAGACAAGCTGCTCTTGAAGTAATCAATAATATCCCATCTGAAGCTGTACTGGTTTATACTGACGGTAGTAAAGATGAAAATGGTCACACTGGTAGCGGGGTTGTAATTAAATCCGGCAATGAAGAGACTTTCCTTAGTCAGCGCAACCCTGACTTTAGTTCCGTCTTTGGCTCAGAATTGATAGCCATTGACATGGCTCTGGGCTTTTCTTTAGATCACCAATTAATCGGTGAGATTTGGCTTCTAGTTGATAGTCGTAGCGTCATACAGTACTTAGAAAACTGGAGGAATATTGTAGACCAGAGAGGCAtccgtgtttttgaaaaattaaaattgatgtccAAGTCCTCCGCTATACATTTTCAATGGATACCATCTCATGTAAAccttaaatataatgacattgcCGATAGTCTGGCTAAGAAGGGTTCATCCCTGACTCTGAATTCTGCTGAGCCCTTAACTTTCCAGGAAATGCATTCCAGAAGTAAGGCTCTTGTCAACTCATCTTGGAAACTACCACCTTCCCATCCTTGGTACCTTGGCTCTGGCCCTGGTGGTGCTCTGAGCTTTGGCGGTGCTAGACAAGACCAGACGGCTCTGTCTAGATTTAAATCTGGCCACCTCAAGACTCTTCGGTTCTCCGGTGGGAACAAGATCTTCCCCAACTCCACAAAGTGCAATTCAAGCGAGGCCACTGCTGAGCATTTGCTTCGCTGTATTGGCTTTTCCCGGGAGAACCTGCTTCATAGCCCCAATAATGTCCTTGATGGTTTGAAGGCGAATGGTCTCATGGACCTGATCTGA